One window from the genome of Alnus glutinosa chromosome 13, dhAlnGlut1.1, whole genome shotgun sequence encodes:
- the LOC133853960 gene encoding receptor-like protein 56, which produces METSCFAKNVIFVWALAFIASSPLACVKAAGCTKERQTRALLEIKNATNASSLAGWDGRNCCKGYRIECGGIAGGVSGIYLEGHDYDSSRSTWYPNVTLFTLFDELEILVLSNMQIGGSLEAFCELKRLKYLRSLDLTGNRLEGVIPSCLGMIGNLEVLYLSNNRLYGNLPPSIFSNQSKIEYFDVSANQLDGVLSFSTFANASSLKYLDLSSNCNLEIETESRSWVPTFQLTSLNLANCSLNKKNGHVFPSFITTQDSLEWLDLSHNLIEGNIPCQLLFNTSIISLSLRSNKIDGSLFLGCFANRTSSLQFFDMSSNNVKGSLPENIGHLLPLLYDVDMSSNALEGIIPWSFGNLSFEALDLSNNKLSGTIPQSLTTNGTRLVYLNLSNNTLEGEMLPRDANMTSLECLQLGGNQFQGMISPAISNSPFLLILDIRNNNLSGNIPKWLYDHPSLVQVLLSRNHFEGHLLRRMCQMESLQVFDISDNHISGGIPSCLDNITFWKKNFSNSFLEKGPLFSLAHPTGVEPEFEIKTDLRVKHEVHAYKGIPLSIMTIIDMSSNQLTGNIPFEMGELSQLRSLNLSNNFLTGSIPNSFQNLKNMESLDLSHNKLSGRIPFEFVEMTSLSVFSVAYNNLFGRVPFERQFSTFESQCYNGNPDLCGDPLPRNCSTTNQLEPGHEEEKEETRIIDSPLFFYAFVAVSYAFGFWVFFGILIIKKNWRHIYFRAIDRIIESCFEMFYR; this is translated from the exons ATGGAGACTTCTTGCTTTgctaaaaatgtcatttttgtttGGGCTTTGGCTTTCATCGCTTCATCCCCTTTGGCTTGTGTTAAAGCAGCTGGATGCACCAAAGAACGACAGACGAGAGCTCTCTTGGAGATCAAGAACGCCACAAATGCTTCTTCCCTTGCGGGCTGGGACGGAAGGAATTGTTGTAAAGGGTACAGAATTGAATGTGGAGGTATTGCTGGAGGAGTTAGCGGAATATATTTGGAAGGTCATGACTACGATTCATCAAGAAGTACATGGTATCCAAATGTAACCTTGTTCACCTTATTTGATGAACTCGAAATACTAGTACTGTCTAACATGCAAATTGGAGGAAGCCTTGAAG CTTTTTGCGAACTGAAGCGATTAAAATATCTACGGTCTTTGGATCTTACGGGTAATAGACTGGAAGGCGTTATTCCCTCTTGTCTTGGGATGATTGGAAACCTTGAAGTACTTTATCTATCAAATAATCGTCTTTATGGTAATCTACCTCCATCAATATTCTCCAACCAAAGCAAGATTGAGTATTTCGATGTTTCGGCCAATCAATTAGATggggttttatcattttctactttTGCCAATGCTTCAAGTCTCAAGTACCTTGATCTTTCAAGCAACTGCAATTTGGAAATTGAAACCGAATCTCGCTCGTGGGTTCCAACCTTTCAACTAACTTCTTTGAACTTGGCAAATTGCAGCCTCAACAAGAAGAATGGTCACGTTTTCCCAAGCTTCATCACCACCCAAGATTCCTTGGAATGGCTAGACTTGTCTCACAACTTAATAGAGGGAAACATACCTTGTCAGTTGCTATTCAACACGAGTATCATAAGTTTATCCTTGAGAAGTAACAAAATTGATGgttctctttttcttggttGCTTTGCTAATCGAACTTCATCACTTCAATTCTTCGACATGTCAAGTAATAATGTCAAAGGTTCTCTTCCCGAAAATATTGGACATCTTCTTCCACTCTTATACGATGTTGACATGTCCTCAAATGCATTAGAGGGCATCATTCCTTGGTCTTTTGGTAATCTATCTTTTGAAGCATTAGACCTTTCTAATAACAAGCTCTCAGGGACAATACCGCAAAGTTTGACTACAAATGGCACCCGACTGGTATATCTAAATCTATCAAACAATACATTGGAAGGAGAAATGCTCCCAAGGGACGCCAACATGACAAGCTTGGAGTGCTTGCAACTCGGCGGCAATCAATTTCAAGGAATGATCTCACCCGCAATATCAAACAGCCCCTTTCTGCTAATCCTAGATATTCGAAACAATAACTTGTCTGGTAATATTCCAAAGTGGTTGTATGATCATCCTAGCTTGGTGCAAGTTCTTTTAAGTAGAAATCACTTTGAAGGTCACCTACTCCGAAGAATGTGTCAAATGGAAAGTTTGCAAGTTTTCGATATCTCTGATAATCATATTTCGGGAGGTATTCCCTCCTGCCTTGATAACATTACATTCTGGAAGAAGAATTTCTCAAACTCTTTCTTGGAAAAGGGTCCACTGTTTTCCCTGGCACATCCAACGGGAGTAGAGCCTGAATTCGAAATTAAAACGgacttgcgagtaaaacatgAGGTACATGCTTACAAAGGTATCCCACTCTCAATAATGACTATAATTGACATGTCATCAAACCAATTGACAGGTAACATTCCTTTTGAAATGGGAGAATTGTCGCAGCTTCGGTCCTTGAACTTGTCGAATAATTTTCTAACAGGCTCCATTCCAAATTCTTTTCAAAACTTGAAAAACATGGAGAGCTTGGATCTTTCCCACAACAAGTTGAGTGGGAGAATCCCTTTTGAATTTGTTGAAATGACTTCTCTATCAGTATTTAGTGTTGCCTATAACAATCTTTTTGGAAGAGTCCCATTTGAGCGTCAGTTCTCAACTTTCGAGTCGCAATGCTATAATGGAAATCCAGATTTATGTGGAGACCCTCTGCCGAGAAACTGCTCAACTACAAACCAACTTGAACCTGGAcatgaggaagaaaaggaagagactAGAATAATCGATAGCCCTTTATTCTTCTATGCATTTGTTGCTGTCTCTTATGCATTcggattttgggttttctttgggatcctaatcattaaaaagaattggAGGCATATTTATTTTAGAGCTATTGACAGAATTATTGAGTCATGTTTTGAAATGTTCTATCGGTGA